The nucleotide sequence ACCACAGAAGATACCGCCTTAGCAACAAAAGCGGGATTACAACGGGGGGAAGCGTTAGAAAAATTAGAACGCTATGATGAGGCGATTATTGCTTATAAAAAAGTGATTCGGGTACAACCCGATAATTTTGAGGTCTGGGTACATTTAGGGAAAACTTTAGAAAAGGTTGAAAAGTATTTAGAAGCAGCAGAAGCTTTTCAGCAAGCGGTGAAAATTTGGCCGGAATCCTATTCTACTTGGTTACAATGGGGATTAGCCTTAGAATCAGCCCAACGCTATCAAGATGCGTTAACTGTTTATGACAAAATTATTCAACGAAAACCCGACTATTATCAAGCTTGGATTCGTCGAGGAATGACCTTTGAACAAATGAATTGTTATCAAGATGCAAATCGTTCCTATGGTGTCGCCTTGGAAATGCAACCTAATTCTGCTGAAGCTGTTATTCATCGAAATCGCGTGAATTTGAAGTTAAAAAATAATTAGAATCAAGATTGAATCGATTTGCAATTCTAGGGGATTCGGTAAGGAAATTATTGTATCCATAACGGTTAGAATTAACTTAGAATATATCTTAAACTATAACATTTAATCCTGAGTAGAGACGCTGTGTACAACGTCCCTACAATCACCTCACCCACCTTGCTCATAATCTTAATTCATCACGGATACGGGAAAAGAAATTCCTAACCGTTGAATAAAGCGATCCAGATGAAAATGTTCTTTCATGAGTTGATTCACTGATTCCACTTTAATCGGTTCATGGAGGCGAACATGACCAAACGCGCGATCAATAATTTCTACCGTTGCTAATGTATCGAGATCAACCGATAAAACCGGAACTTCTAAATCTTCAGCCCGACTTAATACCATCGGTGCGGGGGGAAGTTGACCCGTGAGGATTAAACAGTGGGTAGATTTTTCCAAAGCCGCTAATTGAATATCGGTGCGATCGCCTCCGGTGACCACAGCCATATTGCTAGATTTATCAAAATACTTCATAGCCGAACTGACATTCATCGCCCCAACACTGAGACTTTCGACCATCAAGTCTAAGCGCTCCTTACAGCAAAGTACCTGAGCCTTCAACTGGTTGACTAATTCTTTAACCGTTACACTGCGTAAAATTGGATTTCTCGGTATCACCCCAAAAACCGGAATTCCCTGCGCTTCCAAAAACGGTTGGATTTTAGTGGTTGTAATTTCTAGCTCTTCTGGGGGAACATCATTAATAACAATACCTAATAAGCGATCGCCTAAACGTTGTTGAGCGCATAGCAAATCATCCACAGCCAGGTGAGAATGTAAACGAGCGACCAACAGAACGTCAGTATCCAATTGCTCGGCCATTTGAGGTACAGATAAATCAAATAACAGTCCCTCTTGCAAGGTTCTTGGCCCTTCAAGTAAAATTAAATCCGCCGAGGATTTTTGTCGATAGGCCATGAGGGCTTGACTATAGTTAGCTTGATCTTCACCCAGCAAACGCCGATGAATGGTTGGTTCATCCAAAGTCAAAATAGGGAATCGCAGTTGCTCCCCAGACAATTTTAACGTTTGAGCCACGAACTGAAGGTCAGCATCGTTCTTTTCATCTCCATCACTCCAATCGGTGGCTAAAGGCTTACCATAAGCAATATTTAAGCCTTTACCCTGAAACAGATGAGCCATACCCAAGGCAATTGTCGATTTCCCGGTGTAAGGCTCTGTTGACCCGATTAATAAATACTTGACGGATTCAGCCACGCAATTTACTCCTCAATTTAATCTCATTAAATTCAACAAATGATGACATTTTCCTTTAGCGGTCTAAACTCTTCAAATCCTAGAGTCAGGAGCCTTTGTAAAGGAAATGGAGATAGTTGAACAATAGCTTTTCTATTGTAGGGTGAATCCTTAACCCCATTCCTTAAACTTTGGGGTTTTCTTGATTTTTTAATTTTTTAATGGCGAGGAGGGGTTTTAATGGGTCAACGGATTAACATTGATGAATACAACAACGGGGGGTGGGTTTGTTCTAGGGAGGAAACTCACCTGCTGATTGAACCGATCACGAGTGAGTGAACGCAACCGCAACCGCAGAGGTTTCCACACCTAAACGATAAATAACAACCAATATTAATGATCCAAATGCAAGAGCCGTTTGTAGAACTCCTGAGAAAAATCAATCGTCCGAGTCCGACTAAAATTTTGCAAAACTTCAATTAAATACTTAATAAACTCATGGTTGGACAGGATCACCTCATAACTGAGATCGGCATTACCATCAAACTGAACCCGACAACGGGTTAAATCCGCAGGTAACGAAGAGACGTTCCATGTTGCTACAAAAGGAATACCATCTCCGCCATCAATATTACGAGCGCCTTCTAAACTTTTTTCTTTATAAAGGCTAATCGAATAAGGTAAATATTTACGTTTTTTTTCATCATAGTAGGGAATATAAACTACATATTCCCGTTTCTCGGCGACTTTGAGTTGAGTTAAAGCCACTGTGGGATCAGTCATAGAATTTCACCTTCGGTGCAAAATGGGGGTCAACTAAGTTGGAGAGTCACTTCTGCGACTCGTCTTGAAAACCGTGCTTGAAAGTTTCTCCTCACACGGCTCCTTAATTATATAATTTAATGCGATCGCAGGGTTTTTAAGAAAGTCTCTACAAATGCAAAGGATCAATATCAATGGTAATATAAACAGAACTGGAATTAAACTCAGAGAATTTAGGTAAAATAATAGAAGATTCTTGAGACGTTTTAATTAAAATTTGCCAGCGATAACGATTGGCTACCCGAAGAATAGGGGCGGGAGCAGGGCCTAATAATTCAAAATCAGTATTGAGATTATTTTCTAATAAAAATTCTGCTAATTTTTTGGCAGTTTCTTCAACATCTTGCTGATTAAAACTACTTAACCGTAATAAAATTAAACGACCATAGGGCGGATAATTTAACTCCTGTCGCTGTTGTAATTCTGTGGCGACAAAGGATTCATAATCATGACGTTGTACCGCTTGAATAACAGGATGTTCGGGGGTGTAGGTTTGTAAAATCACTTGCCCTGGATCATTTCCTCTTCCTGCTCGTCCTGCGACTTGGACTAAGGTTTGAAAGGCGCGTTCACTAGCCCGATAATCTGATAAATGTAATAACCCATCGGCGGATACAATTCCGACTAAACTAACAGAGGCTAAATCTAACCCTTTGGTTAACATTTGGGTTCCCACTAATAGATCGGCTTCTCCATTCGCAAATTGAGTTAATAGGGTACGATGGGCGTTTTTTCGAGAGGTGGTATCACTATCAAATCGAATACATTTTAACTCAGGAAATAGGCGGTTTAATTCTTCTGTTACCCGTTGCGTTCCACTGCCAAAATGTTTAAAATAGGGAGAGTCACAATCAGGACAACGTTGGGGATACAGTTGACTATAATTACAATAATGGCATCTTAACAGTTGGGCGGCATCGGGATGTTCGTGATGATACGCTAAGGATACATCACAATGGGGACATTCCATCACATAACCACAACTGCGACAGGAAACAAAGGTACTATGTCCTCGACGATGGATGAATAAGATTCCTTGTTGGCGAGTTTCTTTGAGTTGGTGTAGGGCGGTTTGTAAATCATAACTAAAAATAGATCGATTTCCTTGACGCAATTCTTGGCGCATATCAACGATTTTAATCGGAGGAAGGGGTCGGGCTTGAATGCGTTCAGGAAGGGATAAATAAAACCGATTTTGTTGGGTTTTGTGTTTAATTTCTAACCAACTTTCTAAGGACGGAGTTGCTGATCCTAATATTAAAGGACAATTTTCTAATTCCGCCCGCCATTGCGCTACTTTTCGAGCATGATAACAGGGAGAAGGTTGATCTTGTTTGAAACTACTATCATGTTCTTCGTCTAAAATAATTAATCCTAATTTCGGTAAGGGTGCGAATATTGCTGAACGAGTTCCGATAATAATATAAGCATCCCCTGTTAACATTTGTCGCCAAGTATCATAACGTTCTGTTTGAAAACCACTATGATAAACTAAAACTTTATCACCAAAACGCGCGCGGACTCGATCAGTAAGTTGTGGAGTTAAACCGATTTCAGGTACTAAGAGAATAACTGATTTTTGTTGGTTTATAACAGGTGCGATCGCTTGTAAATAAACTTCTGTTTTTCCTGATCCGGTTACGCCATGTAATAAAACTTGAGAATAGCCACTGAGATTATTGATAATTTCCAGAGCTTTTAATTGAGAATGATTTAATTGTTTAGGCTGATCTTGAGCTTGTTCTAATTCTTGAGCGAGTCTTAAAACTTCCCTTTCTTCAATTTCAATATAACCTTTTTCTGCGAGAACTTTTATAGTATTATGGATTGTATTACAAGCCTTAACAAAATTACTTAACCACATTTCACTACCGTTATTCTTGAGAAAAATAAGAATTTCACGATGTCGTTTATGTAGCTTTTCTACTACAAAAGGATCAACAGCTAAACAGATAGCTGTTTTTAGTTTGGGTTTCGGACGATTAGAATCATCCGAATAAAGTTCAATCCAACCTCGATCTAATAAATCTTTTCGTCCTTGTTGAGCATTAATTACTTTTTCACTAACTTCTTTCCAACTTAAATCATGATCTTGTTCTAACAGCAAAGAAATTATTTTTTTAGCAGATGTTCTTAAAAGTTCACAAGCACCAGGAGGAAGGGCATCTTTAATCAAACGAATACGCAATTGTGGTGTGCTTAATAAGCCTGGAGGTAAAGATGTCCGAATAACCTCAATTAGATCGATCTGGTAATAATTAGAAATTTCTGTCAGTAACTTACATAAACTTTCAGGTAAATAGCCTTTATCAACAGATGCTACTGTTTTTATTTCCTCAAGCTTTAAATTAGGTGAAAGTTGTTCAATAAATCTAATAACTATTCCTCTTCTCAGTTGATTTCTAACTGGAATGGTAACAATACACCCTAGTTTTAAATTCATTTGTAATGAAAATCTATAAGTATAAAGTTTAGGTGGCTCTATATCTTTTAGATCTGTTATTGTTTGACTTGAACCAAAATAAACTAATACTTCAACAAATCGTTCTGAACCCAAAACAGAATTACCGGAATTATCTTGAGAGTAAGATGCACCCGGTTCAGCAACAATAAACTTAGATTGAGTACAAATCAAAGAAGACATCAGCAGTTTTTGTTGAGTATTAACAAGGAGAAAGGCGACGGGTGACGGATACCGAATACCGGACACCGACACCGCTTAGATTAAGAATTACCCAATAAATCGACGATGGCTTGTCGTTCAGAAGAATCTGAATTAAACACTTGACGGGTATCTGTAATTAACCAATCGAGAGCCGCCGCTTGGACATCAATGGAAGCACCGAGTTTATCTACACAATAGCGCCCAAATACCAATTTATCGACTAAACGTACTCCTGGGCCTAAACGAGAATATTCAAAAATCACGCTATTGTCTACATAAGCATCGTTGCAAATCCAGCAGTTAGGGCCAATCATCGTCGGGCCAATAATCGTTGCTCCGTCTTCAATACGAGTCATCCCTCCAATATAAACCGGGCCTTGGATATTGACTTGATCCCAGTTGACAGCCACATTTAACCCCGTATAGATTCCTGGGTACACCTGATGACCGGGAATCGAGACGTTTTTAATATATCCTAATAACACACTGCGAATCGCTTGCCAATAGTCGGGCACTTTGCCAATATCCACCCATTCAAAATCCATAGAAATGCCATAAAAAGGAGCACCAATTTCGACTAAATGGGGAAATAATTGGCTACCAATATCATACTCACACTCGGATGGAATATATTTAAAAATCTCTGGTTCAAAAATATAAATCCCCGTATTAATATCTGTGCTGAGAGCTTCTTCTACGGAAGGTTTTTCTTGAAAAGCTTTAACACGACCCGTTTTGTCCGTAACAACAACCCCATAACTAGAGACTTGATCTTTCGGAACAGATTTCATAACAATGGTGGCAATAGAACCTTTTTCTCGATGCCATCTCACCGCTTCTGCTAAGTCTAAATCAATTAACGCATCCCCACATAACACCACAAAAGTATCATCAAAAAAGGGATTAAAATCTTGAATTCGTTTCATCCCTCCGGCTGAACCCAAGGCTTGTCCGATTAAATTTCCCTCCTCAATTCTTCCTTCAAAGGAATAGGAAATTTGAACCCCAAACCGTTGACCATCTCGAAAATAGTTTTCAATTTCATCTGCTAAGTGGCTAACATTGACCATAATTTGGTCAAACCCGTGCATTCGCAGTAATTCCACCAAAAATTCCATTACTGGTTTTTGCAGGATAGGAATTAAAGGTTTGGGGATCGTATAAGTAATGGGACGGATACGAGTTCCTTTTCCAGCGGCCAAAATCATGGCTTTCATGTTCACTTCCTCAACCCTAAGCTATGTTTAAAGTTATCAAATGAGATGCAACTCATGGATCAAAATCAGTTGGCTTTTTGTTTACGCAACACTGTCCTAGAAGCATGACTTCATATTACAATCTGATCTAGGAAATCCTGATCAATTAATAGCCTATCAAGGTTTATTAGGATTGATCCGAGAGATTCCTGAAAAGTTGTCGTTAAAAGAATTTAAGAGTTTGGTGATAGCTCAGTCAGAGAGCGAATTTTAAGGTCTTGATAAAATTCCTCTTGGACTAGCTCGACTTTAGATTGAGCCGATAATAATAATAAGGCCCAAAACACCCCCACCCGATCATGATTTGGACTTAAGTGAACCGGGTTTTCTTCCGAAGCTGGGGGGGGTTGCGGTGGCTTCGTCTGTAACCACAGGGCTAATAGCTGGTCAAGCTCAAACCATTCCTGACTCTGTTGTACTCCTTCGAGATTCAAAAGTCGTTCTACTTGCGCGGCCATTTCCACTAAGTTTTCCTGGTGGGCCAACTCAGCGATCGCCTTTGCGGTTGTTGATCTGGTTTTGGCGGTACTGGGACGGGGACGGGGGCGAGCTTTTTGGGCGGCGATGGTGGCGGCCATCAGTTGCAACTGTTCAATCAATTCTGACAAGGTGACTCGCCGTTTTTGGGGAATTTTGGCAACGGCCCGTCGTCGCAGTTGTCGTTCCAGTTGTTGGGGCCGTTGAATGCCATTGCCTTCCTCTTCTGGTTCTAGGAACTCTTCTGCTTCGGATAAGCTGGCATTTGGGTCTATTTCCGTTGCCATCAAACTATCCGCCTTGAGCAAGACGAGCATAGAGGCATACAAAAAGGCTTGGCCCGACTGGGACAACTCGGTAAAATTATTGCTAGAGGTTGATTCCTCTGGAGGTGTCAGTTTACTGAGATAACGATCAATGACATCAATCACCTGAACATCCCAAGGATCAATTTCTCCCCTCTGCGCCAAGTCAATTAGGAGTGCAATTCCCTCGGATAGAGCCGTTAAGGCATCTTGAGGGGTGGCAACGGCCAGGGGAAAGTTAGAGAGCGGATCAGGACTCGAAAGAATAGAATCGCCTGAAATCACTGAAGGTACAAAACTCAGTAGTTCACTTAATGTCTACCTATTGTAAACCAAAACTTTCGTTTTTAGGGCTTTTTGTAGCTGTTGAATCGGGTTAAACCTTCGTCGGAATCGGAGGTTGCTCTGTTTTAATCTTGGGGTAGGTACTCGATTTCAGGTAAATTCCTAAAGCCGTTACTATAATAATTAAAACCGTTCCTATTCCAATCGGACTCGGAACCCAGAACATGGCTTCGAGGTGATTAATTTCTCCGGGTTTGAGTGTCCAAATGACCTGTTTTCCATTAGACTCAACATTGACTAACAACGGTTCACTCGATGGGTCAGAAAGACTGACTGGATTGATCACCGTTGCACCCCAAGGCGTTGTTAATACAAATTGCAGTTCTAATAAGTTCCCTGAACTGATTAATACGTTATCTGAGGTGGAGAGTAGAGACAGCGATCGCAAATCTAATTCTAAGCTGAGATGATTGCGTAAGGCAAAAATAAAATTATTTTGTTTAACGTTAAAATTTGAAGAAAATTGAGGAAGTTCGATAGTAGATTGCTTCTTGGATTTTTTAGGTTTAAATTCGGCGGGATTAAAGAATTGATTGAATTTTTTCTCTAAATCCTGACCATTATAGAAAGGAATTGTCACTAAAATTTCTTGTTTAGAGAGTCGTTTGGTTTTCCCTTTTAACTGTTTAACTTGTTGTTCCATCGTAGATATCCATTCATCTACAACGTCATGGCTAAAGCTGGTCAATTGTTCTCCTAATTGAATCTTTTGAACAATTTGACCGTGGGTTTGATCCTGAAATTCTACTCCGACATCATATCGAACACAGCCACTTAACAGAAAAATAGCGCAAAAAACAAGGGTTAATTGTTTAATAATTTTGATCATAATTTTAGCTCCAGTTATTGTTAAATCCTATTATATAGCGAGTCTTGATCAATTGCGCCAGCGCTAATCCTCTTATTTGTTGGAGTTGTAGGGGAAATTTGAGTAGCAGTTTTTCGGGCGATCGCATTCACTTAAAGATTCTTAATAATGTTGATTTTTTGATAATCCTGTACTATAGAGGTATAGACTCAATTAAGGCTAAGGGCCCTGAATTATTTTTAAATTTCTTCCAGACTATTACTGAGTCAACGGTTGAATGACTAAAATGACGACTTCAGGAGTTGATTTTATGGGGATTACACTCGCGCAATGGCTACCCGAATATGAAACAGGGGATCACCTTGTTGATGAACAACATCAAAGTCTATTTAGTATCATCAATTCCCTGAATAATGCCATGTTAGAGGGACAGGGTGAAGCGTTACTCCAAAAAACATTGGAGAGTTTAAAAGACTACACAACTGTTCATTTTGATACTGAAGAAGAATTCATGCTTCGCCACAACTATCCGGGTTATCAACAACATCAGATTAAGCATGAAGCTCTCAAAACTCAAGTTTTAGAATTTGAACATAAAAATTACAATAACCTATCTCAGTTAACCATTGAAGTCTCCCATTTTTTAACCGATTGGTTAATTCATCACATCAAAGATGAAGATCGAAAAATGATTAGATTTTGCTGTCACGGCTATTGGTTTAAGCCTCATTCAGATTCTACTCAGTCCTCCGTTACACTTTCTTCCCAGTTTGAGATTGCCCGTTGGCATTCCAAATATGAAACGGGTTATACTTTGATTGATGATCAACATAAAAGCCTTTTCCATGCGATTAATGCACTGAATACTGCGATGCTGACAGGACGAGCAGAAGAATTAATCCAACGAACCCTCAAGAGTTTGAGGAATTACACAA is from Planktothrix sp. FACHB-1365 and encodes:
- a CDS encoding DUF3153 domain-containing protein; this encodes MIKIIKQLTLVFCAIFLLSGCVRYDVGVEFQDQTHGQIVQKIQLGEQLTSFSHDVVDEWISTMEQQVKQLKGKTKRLSKQEILVTIPFYNGQDLEKKFNQFFNPAEFKPKKSKKQSTIELPQFSSNFNVKQNNFIFALRNHLSLELDLRSLSLLSTSDNVLISSGNLLELQFVLTTPWGATVINPVSLSDPSSEPLLVNVESNGKQVIWTLKPGEINHLEAMFWVPSPIGIGTVLIIIVTALGIYLKSSTYPKIKTEQPPIPTKV
- a CDS encoding DRTGG domain-containing protein; translated protein: MAESVKYLLIGSTEPYTGKSTIALGMAHLFQGKGLNIAYGKPLATDWSDGDEKNDADLQFVAQTLKLSGEQLRFPILTLDEPTIHRRLLGEDQANYSQALMAYRQKSSADLILLEGPRTLQEGLLFDLSVPQMAEQLDTDVLLVARLHSHLAVDDLLCAQQRLGDRLLGIVINDVPPEELEITTTKIQPFLEAQGIPVFGVIPRNPILRSVTVKELVNQLKAQVLCCKERLDLMVESLSVGAMNVSSAMKYFDKSSNMAVVTGGDRTDIQLAALEKSTHCLILTGQLPPAPMVLSRAEDLEVPVLSVDLDTLATVEIIDRAFGHVRLHEPIKVESVNQLMKEHFHLDRFIQRLGISFPVSVMN
- the priA gene encoding primosomal protein N'; protein product: MSSLICTQSKFIVAEPGASYSQDNSGNSVLGSERFVEVLVYFGSSQTITDLKDIEPPKLYTYRFSLQMNLKLGCIVTIPVRNQLRRGIVIRFIEQLSPNLKLEEIKTVASVDKGYLPESLCKLLTEISNYYQIDLIEVIRTSLPPGLLSTPQLRIRLIKDALPPGACELLRTSAKKIISLLLEQDHDLSWKEVSEKVINAQQGRKDLLDRGWIELYSDDSNRPKPKLKTAICLAVDPFVVEKLHKRHREILIFLKNNGSEMWLSNFVKACNTIHNTIKVLAEKGYIEIEEREVLRLAQELEQAQDQPKQLNHSQLKALEIINNLSGYSQVLLHGVTGSGKTEVYLQAIAPVINQQKSVILLVPEIGLTPQLTDRVRARFGDKVLVYHSGFQTERYDTWRQMLTGDAYIIIGTRSAIFAPLPKLGLIILDEEHDSSFKQDQPSPCYHARKVAQWRAELENCPLILGSATPSLESWLEIKHKTQQNRFYLSLPERIQARPLPPIKIVDMRQELRQGNRSIFSYDLQTALHQLKETRQQGILFIHRRGHSTFVSCRSCGYVMECPHCDVSLAYHHEHPDAAQLLRCHYCNYSQLYPQRCPDCDSPYFKHFGSGTQRVTEELNRLFPELKCIRFDSDTTSRKNAHRTLLTQFANGEADLLVGTQMLTKGLDLASVSLVGIVSADGLLHLSDYRASERAFQTLVQVAGRAGRGNDPGQVILQTYTPEHPVIQAVQRHDYESFVATELQQRQELNYPPYGRLILLRLSSFNQQDVEETAKKLAEFLLENNLNTDFELLGPAPAPILRVANRYRWQILIKTSQESSIILPKFSEFNSSSVYITIDIDPLHL
- a CDS encoding bacteriohemerythrin; the encoded protein is MGITLAQWLPEYETGDHLVDEQHQSLFSIINSLNNAMLEGQGEALLQKTLESLKDYTTVHFDTEEEFMLRHNYPGYQQHQIKHEALKTQVLEFEHKNYNNLSQLTIEVSHFLTDWLIHHIKDEDRKMIRFCCHGYWFKPHSDSTQSSVTLSSQFEIARWHSKYETGYTLIDDQHKSLFHAINALNTAMLTGRAEELIQRTLKSLRNYTTIHFETEEQFMLHYGYPGYSEHKAKHQRLREQVEQFNQQEKTESSSELSINVSHFLTHWLIDHIKDEDQKMIIFLRQKRQKELIV
- the ebsA gene encoding type IV pilus biogenesis protein EbsA; this encodes MTDPTVALTQLKVAEKREYVVYIPYYDEKKRKYLPYSISLYKEKSLEGARNIDGGDGIPFVATWNVSSLPADLTRCRVQFDGNADLSYEVILSNHEFIKYLIEVLQNFSRTRTIDFSQEFYKRLLHLDH
- a CDS encoding sugar phosphate nucleotidyltransferase, coding for MKAMILAAGKGTRIRPITYTIPKPLIPILQKPVMEFLVELLRMHGFDQIMVNVSHLADEIENYFRDGQRFGVQISYSFEGRIEEGNLIGQALGSAGGMKRIQDFNPFFDDTFVVLCGDALIDLDLAEAVRWHREKGSIATIVMKSVPKDQVSSYGVVVTDKTGRVKAFQEKPSVEEALSTDINTGIYIFEPEIFKYIPSECEYDIGSQLFPHLVEIGAPFYGISMDFEWVDIGKVPDYWQAIRSVLLGYIKNVSIPGHQVYPGIYTGLNVAVNWDQVNIQGPVYIGGMTRIEDGATIIGPTMIGPNCWICNDAYVDNSVIFEYSRLGPGVRLVDKLVFGRYCVDKLGASIDVQAAALDWLITDTRQVFNSDSSERQAIVDLLGNS
- a CDS encoding segregation/condensation protein A; protein product: MAVATPQDALTALSEGIALLIDLAQRGEIDPWDVQVIDVIDRYLSKLTPPEESTSSNNFTELSQSGQAFLYASMLVLLKADSLMATEIDPNASLSEAEEFLEPEEEGNGIQRPQQLERQLRRRAVAKIPQKRRVTLSELIEQLQLMAATIAAQKARPRPRPSTAKTRSTTAKAIAELAHQENLVEMAAQVERLLNLEGVQQSQEWFELDQLLALWLQTKPPQPPPASEENPVHLSPNHDRVGVFWALLLLSAQSKVELVQEEFYQDLKIRSLTELSPNS